The following proteins are encoded in a genomic region of Maribacter hydrothermalis:
- a CDS encoding carboxypeptidase-like regulatory domain-containing protein: MKYLLLVLITLSSLIGFSQDTEESQRLSAIVINAQTQEVLESVHVVNLNQVFGTITNEKGEFSITAAVNDTLYFSFLGFKSQKIRVTNDMFKFKDTKISLTELAYALEEVIVRPYQLTGYLEIDVKNLPINNAYQYSISGLGVSYEGGSKNPSAVTKVLGAILNPADLLRNLFGKKPAQMRKLRQMREDDEIRNLLASKFDRETLTEFLQLEKVDIQDILNNCNYSKSFITTANDLQILDAISSCFEEYKVLNRKK, from the coding sequence ATGAAATACCTTTTATTAGTCTTAATTACTTTAAGTTCCCTTATTGGATTTTCACAAGACACAGAAGAAAGTCAACGGTTAAGTGCCATAGTTATAAACGCACAAACCCAAGAAGTTCTTGAAAGTGTCCATGTCGTTAATTTAAACCAAGTATTTGGTACTATAACCAATGAAAAAGGAGAGTTTTCAATAACCGCAGCAGTTAATGATACTTTATATTTTTCCTTTTTAGGATTTAAATCTCAAAAAATTAGGGTTACCAATGATATGTTCAAATTTAAAGACACCAAAATTTCTTTAACAGAATTGGCTTATGCCTTGGAAGAAGTAATTGTTAGACCCTATCAACTTACGGGATATTTAGAAATTGATGTTAAAAATCTTCCAATAAATAATGCCTATCAGTATAGCATATCTGGCTTAGGTGTCAGCTACGAAGGTGGTAGTAAAAACCCTAGTGCAGTAACAAAAGTCTTAGGTGCAATTTTAAATCCTGCAGATTTACTTCGAAACTTATTTGGAAAGAAACCCGCACAAATGCGTAAACTAAGACAAATGCGAGAAGACGATGAAATTCGTAATTTGTTGGCATCAAAATTTGATAGAGAAACGCTTACTGAATTTCTTCAGTTAGAAAAAGTAGATATTCAAGATATTCTTAATAATTGTAATTACTCAAAATCTTTCATTACAACGGCCAATGACCTTCAAATTCTTGATGCTATTAGTAGCTGTTTCGAAGAATATAAAGTACTTAATAGAAAAAAATAA
- a CDS encoding VOC family protein, with amino-acid sequence MIAWFEVPVINMERAKKFYETILDVTITVNNFGEFVMGLFPGKPNLGVANGALVQHMQYVPSLTDGTLIYFACEDAAVVLGKVEKAGGQVIQPKSEIGEGHGFMGLLKDTEGNRIAVHSNK; translated from the coding sequence ATGATAGCATGGTTTGAAGTTCCGGTGATTAATATGGAGCGCGCTAAAAAGTTTTATGAAACTATATTGGACGTAACTATTACAGTTAATAATTTTGGGGAATTTGTTATGGGTTTATTCCCAGGTAAACCAAACTTAGGAGTCGCCAATGGTGCCTTGGTACAGCATATGCAATATGTACCTAGTTTAACAGATGGTACCTTAATTTACTTTGCGTGCGAAGATGCGGCAGTTGTATTAGGCAAAGTTGAAAAAGCAGGTGGACAAGTGATACAGCCAAAATCCGAAATAGGGGAAGGGCATGGGTTTATGGGCCTATTAAAAGATACCGAGGGCAATAGAATAGCCGTACATTCCAATAAGTAG
- a CDS encoding alpha-amylase family glycosyl hydrolase, giving the protein MKKLFLFIVCFMVLVSCQPNTKNKVEKIVIVNDTLNKPNKNPNFQWEAATIYFLLTDRFNNGNPNNDLNFERDSETGKLRGFMGGDIQGITQKIQEGYFSKLGVNAIWFTPVIEQVHGDTDEGTGNTYGYHGYWAKDWTALDPNFGTEKDLNQLVKTAHENGIRVLLDVVLNHTGPVTERDPVWPKEWVRTSPTCEFTTYENTTECTLVANLPDILTESDIAVNLPDALLAKWKVEGRLSEELDELDLFFDRTGYPRAPKFYIIKWLTDYINKYGVDGFRVDTVKHVNENSWAELYKESSIAFELWKKKNKDQVLDDNPFYMVGEVYNYGISSGQEYDFGDKKVNYFDNGFKSLINFELKTDAEKDYESIFTKYSKLLHTTLKNKSVLNYLTSHDDGQPFDKERTNPKRAANVLLLTPGASQIYYGDETARDLTIEGTKGDATLRSFMNWDELDSLQQTKEILSHWQKLGTFRNNHPSIGAGIHNRISKSPYVFSRYLKKDNYVDKVVIGLDLPKGKKSISVKGVFGEGTKLYDSFSKTETIVTKGKVILENNLDIALLELAQ; this is encoded by the coding sequence ATGAAAAAGTTGTTCTTATTTATAGTATGTTTTATGGTTTTGGTTTCTTGCCAACCAAACACTAAAAACAAAGTTGAAAAAATTGTAATTGTCAACGACACTTTAAATAAACCCAACAAGAATCCTAATTTTCAATGGGAAGCCGCAACTATTTACTTTTTACTTACCGATCGTTTTAATAATGGCAACCCAAATAATGACCTCAATTTTGAACGTGATTCAGAAACTGGAAAGCTAAGAGGATTTATGGGAGGTGATATTCAAGGTATTACCCAAAAAATTCAAGAAGGTTATTTTTCTAAGCTTGGCGTAAACGCAATATGGTTTACCCCTGTAATTGAACAGGTTCATGGTGATACGGATGAGGGTACTGGCAACACGTACGGCTATCATGGCTATTGGGCAAAAGATTGGACTGCATTAGACCCCAATTTTGGTACTGAAAAAGATTTAAATCAATTAGTTAAAACTGCACATGAAAACGGTATACGAGTTTTATTGGACGTCGTTTTAAACCATACCGGACCCGTAACTGAAAGAGACCCTGTTTGGCCTAAAGAATGGGTGAGAACATCCCCTACTTGCGAATTTACAACATATGAAAACACAACGGAATGTACTCTTGTGGCTAACTTACCTGATATTTTAACTGAATCGGATATCGCTGTAAACTTACCCGATGCTCTTTTAGCAAAGTGGAAGGTTGAAGGTAGATTAAGTGAAGAATTAGACGAGTTAGACTTATTTTTTGACCGAACTGGCTACCCAAGAGCTCCTAAGTTTTATATAATTAAGTGGTTAACCGATTATATTAATAAATACGGAGTAGACGGATTTAGGGTTGATACTGTTAAACATGTAAATGAAAATTCTTGGGCCGAATTATATAAGGAATCTTCAATAGCATTTGAACTTTGGAAAAAGAAAAACAAAGACCAAGTTTTAGATGACAACCCTTTTTATATGGTTGGTGAAGTATATAATTATGGTATATCTAGTGGGCAGGAGTACGACTTCGGAGACAAAAAAGTAAATTATTTTGATAATGGATTTAAGAGCCTTATCAATTTTGAATTAAAGACGGATGCCGAAAAGGATTATGAATCTATTTTTACCAAATACAGCAAACTTTTACACACTACTTTAAAAAACAAAAGCGTTCTAAACTACCTTACATCACATGATGATGGCCAACCTTTTGATAAGGAAAGAACTAATCCGAAACGGGCAGCAAATGTATTATTATTGACTCCTGGAGCTTCGCAAATTTACTATGGCGATGAAACTGCACGGGATTTAACCATTGAAGGTACCAAAGGCGATGCCACTTTAAGATCATTTATGAATTGGGACGAATTAGATAGCTTACAGCAAACGAAAGAAATCTTAAGTCATTGGCAAAAACTAGGAACCTTTAGAAATAACCACCCATCTATTGGAGCAGGAATTCACAACCGTATTTCAAAATCTCCATATGTGTTTAGTAGATATTTAAAAAAGGATAATTATGTAGATAAAGTTGTTATTGGTCTAGATTTACCAAAGGGTAAAAAGTCTATTTCCGTAAAAGGTGTTTTTGGAGAAGGCACAAAACTTTATGACAGTTTTTCAAAGACTGAAACAATAGTAACTAAAGGTAAAGTTATACTTGAAAATAATCTAGATATAGCTTTGCTTGAATTAGCTCAATAA
- a CDS encoding SRPBCC family protein codes for MYTALIIIGILLALVILMALIAPKNYNVSRSIDFDHSTDIVWENLKYLKKQQEWSPWAKKDPNMEQKFTGIDGEIGAVSYWNGNKEVGEGEQEITKIVEGKRIEQDLRFLKPYKSQSDCYMELEELDGNRSKVTWGFTGNNKFPMNIMMLFMSMDKMVGKDFEQGLQNLKNNLNK; via the coding sequence ATGTATACTGCATTAATTATTATAGGAATTTTATTGGCGTTGGTAATTTTAATGGCTTTAATCGCACCTAAAAATTACAATGTTTCTAGAAGTATTGATTTCGACCATTCTACAGATATAGTTTGGGAGAACCTTAAGTATTTAAAAAAGCAACAAGAATGGTCTCCTTGGGCTAAAAAAGACCCTAATATGGAACAAAAATTTACTGGCATTGATGGCGAAATTGGTGCTGTAAGTTATTGGAACGGTAATAAAGAAGTAGGTGAGGGGGAACAAGAAATAACTAAAATAGTAGAAGGTAAACGAATTGAACAGGACTTAAGATTTTTAAAGCCATATAAGTCTCAATCAGATTGTTATATGGAACTTGAAGAACTAGACGGGAACAGAAGCAAGGTTACTTGGGGTTTTACCGGAAATAATAAATTTCCTATGAATATAATGATGCTGTTTATGAGTATGGATAAAATGGTAGGTAAAGATTTTGAACAAGGACTTCAAAATTTAAAAAACAATTTAAACAAATAA